Part of the Mangifera indica cultivar Alphonso chromosome 4, CATAS_Mindica_2.1, whole genome shotgun sequence genome, TTCATCCACACGATTCAACTCattcttcctcctcctcctcctcctctcgACCATCCCCATGAAACCCACCTCCCAAATTGCAAACCCTTTCCCACACACTCTCCGAAACCGGCACAACCGATAACCTAGGCTGCCTAAAGAGCCCCCAGTCCTTCAGCCCATCATCCTTCTTCATCTCTTTCAAGTCGACCATTCGCCTCATCGTTCCCACTTCCTTCACATCCACGACTCCTTCGCCCTGGCCATCAATCTTGTACCACTCCTGAATTACAGTCACCACGCCCACCACGCAGCGTGCTCGGGCGCCAGAGTGGTAGAAGAAGCAGAGGTCGTTCAGTTTCATGGACTTCATGTGTTTTTGTGCTTGGCTGTTCTTGACCCCGTCCCATTGGCTTAGGCCTCCATTTGCTGCTTGGTCGTCCCATGACCACTCACTTGGTTCAGTCTTCAAAAGCCAGTATTGTCTCTCTTTGCCCATCTCTATTCTGTGTGGTTTCAAAGAGCGTGTACAAGTAACACAGTTAATGGGGATGAAGTTAGTAAGGTAGGTTTAATGATGCGAGAAATACTTGGTTTGGCGCCAATGGTGGATTGTGCAGAGATCAGGATGGTTCCGTACGACAGGTGGATAAAAACTGGACCTAGATTTGGGTGCTGACAGCCTGTGGAGCACTGGACGGTGAAAaaccataaatattaaaattatttcattaagtacataataattattaattaaagttGCAGGTAAAGCCAGATCTATCTTAACAACTTTAAGAACTATTGGGGGTGATtggaaattcaaataaaaaaatttttattaacatttacTGTACTAATACTTAAAGTGATTGAGActgaatttcaataaaaataatttagtttaaatttataatttaaatatataaataaaatatataatttaaatttattatttgaatttataatttattaataaaataatataatttaaataaaattaagtatttatctaatttatgagttaaattaaattaaatttttttaactcaaatttaatttatttcaatataaattaaaatttttaatttaaatttaaaataaattaattaaattgaattgaatcaattattaaattcgAATCTAACTCAATTCCAATTCAACACTTATAACTATGCTAGTGTCCAGTGGCCACATAACTAGTATCTCTGTCAAACAGCACGGCAAACCATGCCGGGTTAATGCGGCATGGCCCTTGGTCGTATCATAGCTTACCAATCAGCAGATGGTGCCTGCACGCAGATATGGTATAGTCTGACTGGATCAGGCTTTCGCTGACTGTTAACAGGCTAGCCGGCATGTTTTTAGGTCAcctatcatatttatttataattaaattaaacccaGACCCAAGTAAGCCCAACTcagtaacaaaaaatttgaattttatcttgAGCCTAAGGTCGTATTTACCAAATGCTCCTTAAGCCCAACTCGAGGAAAGCCCTTTCAAGAGCAGAAAGGATTTGTTTAGGACGGGATAAGCACACATGATGGTAGATTTATTTCATGATTAATTCCCTTTtttcacaaagaaaatatatatattcttagtgtcctttttatatatcttatatttatttcatttatcattgtgAAAAGGATTAATATGAAATGCATTTTTCGTATTTGTTAGATAGATGAATTCAGTGTATGATGATCAAACGTacgtataattattatactaagtaaatcaaaattttataaatatgatagaaaCTCTAACCAAAACATTCATcttaaaagttctaatatttcattaattttgttaatcatTGGGGTCAATGTATAACTTTTATTAAACCTATTGAATATCACATTTTATGATCTGATTGTTTCTTTAAGGTAGAACCGATCAACCATACAAAACATGTCAAACTTTAAGTCCAGTGATCAactttataatcattaaattagattaatcaaaagtttgatcttgatGTGACGTTATAAGAAACTTCGACTCATACTTTCTTATACataaaatctcttcttttatcacttaaattatcttttttaattttaattaaacactgctgataattttcataaaattattattttttctataaatttatcTCCTAaggataaatgaaataaaaatctttGTTAATGTATATCTGCGttattgacaaaatttttttaatatctcttTATTTAGAATgcgatatatattttattaaaaaattatatttaaaaataagatgTATACGAAAGAGAAAAGGTTGTCTTTTATACATATTAGAACAACTTAAATGACCAGAAATACCAATGACTTTTCCTCTAATATTGAAGCATCCTTGTATAAGGTTCCATAAATAAATGATGTCATTGAAAATTCAGATTTTTCTGCAACATCATTCTAGACTTTTGCTGAATTTTCAACAAATTATTCAGtcaaatataagaaattataatatttggattgagaaaaatatattaattttctagATGACTTGAGTAAATAGCCTGGGGTTTTGTCCTTTTTCGGATAGATTTAGGTTAGACATATAACCAGACGATCCATCTGTTTAATACAAGTCTTCAAAGACACTTATTATTTATCTGCTGGTACGTTCCAAATATTCAACACTAACTTGACAAAGGCAAAAATTGAGGGCACAGTCAAACAGATATAAGAAATAGCTACAGCAACTGCTGCCAGCCATAGacttataatcatataataatataaagaaaaatgggttttcttaaaattaaatataacgGCATGCTTAGCCAGCCAAGAGACAACCATTTTCACACTGGTCAAACACCGAATATCAAAGCAAAAGCATGCTTATATGTTCCATTATTTGTTGTCAAATTGAGAGACATTATGATGAAGGAATATTAGggttttctttaaaaagttttaactttCTTGTAAAATCGTTTATCTTTTTCAGTAAATTTTAACAATCCCACGTGAAAAATATACAGGTTCAAGAATTAATCTATTGCGTAAGTAGGATGGAACCCCCGCAACTTGGAATTTGAgcttgtaaatttaaaaaagtctGATAATGATGAATGAGGCGAGTGGGTGCGGGTTCACCATGGCCACACAATGCTTGAGCTTTGTAGATGATATTAATTAGAGCAACAATTGCCACCCAAGTGGAGAGTTGAATAATGGTATGGTGTGAGAATGATATAATCAATGGGTTTGTTTTCAGCAAAAGACAGAGCACACGCATGAGCTGAATTGatgagttttaattttgaatggacaagacaaaaaaaaaaaaaaagctttttgGTTCTTGTGTGGAGAACTTCTTCGCATAGTGGCTGCCATTATGATAACGgagattatattatatcaacttGCCCAAAAATTAGGACATTAGTATCCTAAACCTCAATAATAATGTTTGCTTCCTTTGtcctttctttttcctctttcattcgttttcaaaacatttatgaataatatttttttttatatatatgatcacaatcatatattaatatcattGGTGATGCCTAATATTAGAAACTATGTGACAAAATTTCATTGAATGGacatttagattaaaaaaaatatatatgtacatgTGCATACACAAAGTTATTTGtcgttgataatttttttatatgtatgttTCTTTTGTCGCTAGGCAattgtttttaaacttgatCTCAATCTAGAAGCACATGCACATGAAACAGGTTAAGGAAGAATAgaacaaataagaaaacaagGGCCAACAGATAAATCAAAccaacttatttaaaatttgatatttaattaattaatattgggTAGAAGATACTGCCAACATACAACCTTTGAATGCCGTATTCTTCAACTTCTAGATCGTCaaccatataataatatctttttgtCACATACAGGGCTAAAATTTTTGACACCTAAATAATATAACTacgataataaataataattcctCTAATATTATGTAAATTCATGTCACCTTAAAGAAAAAGACATCGCAAAATTAACAAGTCAATCAACATACATATTAGCTTTCctgtaaatatgacaaaaatatACCTtccaattattatataataatttttagttgGTCATGCAATGGATTATAAACTTCATctttatatcataataaaaactttgtcatatatatatacatataattatcttaaaaagctacaacaaaattatttatacaaataacaagttaaaataagttaaattaggtaattttaaattaatattatgagtagtacatgaatatataattttgtagtgaaaatataaaaaaagaattattataaataatgtataaaaatcactaaaaattttttataaaagattttaCCTTCTTTTGAcgattattttaattgtttaattattattacctCGACATATTAATTATGGTGAAATTCTTTTCTCTACACTTTAATTATGACCACTCTTTGCTTACGGCGAATTCATAAAGTGGGTAAGACTTTGATTGTTTCATGGAGAATTCAGATGATTCAGGAATATTCAACTTAGATTAATCAACACGAAGGCTATAGTGAAGCTTCCAAGTCTCAACCTCTCAAGTCTGACCCGGAAAGGGATCACATCAAAAAAACACTGTACCTATACGCAAAGAACTAAGGAGCTAGAACCGTAAAACTCCATTATAGAATCAAGAAGTTGCCCTATATTTTGCCACAAATATAATgcgtatatattttgaatatataaaataaatatataaatgatatattattatataattaaatattattttaattttaattaaaaattaaccaatCGTATATTATCTATATGAATATTTTACATATGTATGGGAATAAACTCTAACCCTACTTGctttaatctataaataatattacaaagaaaacaaaattaattctCTTACACAAGTAATTAAGGAGAACTATAAACAACAAAACTGCCCAGATTATttaatcaacaaataaatataaaaaacacatGCAGCAGAAACTAATTAATGATAAGAAGGTAGAAGATTAATTTCATGGCGTCGTCTTCTGAGTGTAGATATAATCAGTATGAGCTGCAAGTGTTCTTCTCATCAAACATTCTTCTTCTCCAACTCCCTCGCAGTTCTCCTCAACCTTCTCAGCTTCCACTTCAACTTCCTTCAATCAGACATATGcgatgaaaatattaaaaattgaacaaGTTATAATAAGAGAAGCTTCCTAAAATGAAGCTGCATgaatcaaaacaagaaaatcgACGTACCCCGTGAAGATTTTTCGTCTGAGAAGCATAGGGAAATGGTGGATGAGGTCTGGCGGCGGAGGTGAGAGTGAAGAAGAGTAGGAGGGCGACGATGACGAGGCAGAGGGTGTTGACCTTGGAAGACATTTTCATTTTGTGGGTTTTAGAAAGATGCTAATAGAGCATACGGCATGGACTACTGTGGGTGGATTTAATTTATAGACATTGTCGAGGTTCCGAAGGCCAAATGTGGAATTACGCCTCCACATCCTTACATGTACTTTCatttatggccaaaggactatttcccacccacgGTATGCTGCAATGTCAAGTGTCTTCTATTTATctatgataatatcaaatacccacccatcaacaattaaaattaacagaaccctaacttattaaaattttatctcattttgtccttctaaactttaaaaactaaaagttttcctcggtctaagttttaaaaaatagtagtttcaccctagggtttcgttttgaaatctccagctccattgccaacgacctctccctccccaAGCATCCTCTCCCTACAAcggtctctttcctcccattggACCCCCGATTGATGTTGAAAGAGCAGTGAAAGACGAAGAATTTCGTcgtctctttcctcccattggACCCCCGATTGATGTTGAAAGAGCAGTGGAAGACGAAGAATTTCGTCAGGGAAGACAAAATTCTTCGTtctcccagacgaagacgaagctgtcgtattcgtctgggaagacgaagatcgGACGTCCGACTCCGATCAgcagtccaaatgggaggaaagaggttgtcggagggagaggatgcttcgggagggagaagccgcctgcaatggagccagagatgacaccggagatttcaaaacagaAACCTAGGATGAAACTGccattttaaaaaacttagaCCGgaggaaacttttagtttttaaagtttagggaggcaaaaaaagattatattttagtttatttttaatattatagaaaaaatgacgattttacccttactgtagctaattttaactacttatgAGTGGACATTTGgtgttatcatagataaagaAGGGACACTTgacattacaacataccttgggtgagaaatagtcctttggccttcatttATCAATAGAACTATATTTATAACTTTTATGTACAAAGAACAATATATCTTGGTATTATTAAATGtcgttttatatttaatttttaattattcaatcacataattgaataattatatgtgcatataatattactcaataaatataatcaaaagatGTTTGGTTTCATCCGATCAAGTAGCTTTGATAACCCGGCCTGACCGAGCTGACCCGGTGTTGACAACATAACTTTCAATATGAAGTTATGATGAGTTCCGGCATGCTCATGGGACAGTTCAAGTTTTATTGTGTTTCCccaacaataataaaaagtaataacaatcaacttaaaaattaaaacacccAAGAAAAAAGAATAGACCATTTCTTTTGGGCATTAAAAAATAGGAGAAAAGTAATAAGGAAAGCATGAGAAATTAATAGTAATGAATGGAAGAAGATTGTTTGGTCAGCTGTTAGTGTTGCAACTTTCTTTGCCAAAGTTCTAGATGACCATCCATTTTTACTATCGTGGCCAGCTaaccttcttttgtttttttcctaaATCACAAACCATATTGGAACCATCTGGTTCTGGAACCTTTCAAATAATTTGATggattttgaaacaaattaCAATTGCAAGGATGTGATCTctaataagaattttttatttttatatttgacttACGAACTTGGTTGtcaaatataagatatttttattttacttgtaaGATTGGAAATGGGTTATATATTATGACTAACCAACAAccataatattaatttcatgGTTGGAATGTTTCAACcatatttactttttttcctcttcaaatagcaattataattaatttcttttcaggAACTAAGaatatgataaaactattaATCTTGATTGGGATTtgtgaattaataaattataaactaaatctttgtttaagaaaatattgttttcaactcaaatattattaatgttatgatAATGAACGGATAGTTATTGTATGAACATTTCTGAAAACATCGGTTTAGTCTAATTActataactataatataaatttgtaatatttacgATAAATCAAGAAGAACTTTTGCAATAagggtttttttaaaatttgtgtttattCTCTTGAAGGTACATAGaagttggatttgatttgagaaGTTGCATGGTTCAATGAGCTTGACCCCTTGATAGGTTAGAATGATGGTGATTCTATCACAAGAAGGTACAAGGAAGATATTGTCTGGGGAATCAAGGAAACCCAAGCATATGACAAACAATGAATGGAAAAATATGGATGACCAAGCCCATTCTTCGTGTAGGGAACATACATAGGGTCGAAATGGCAATGTGTTGGaagtataatttcaatatattaaaataatgacattCACTCATATATTGCCGGAGgaacattttatcaaatttgttatGCATTTCATATCAAAAGGATGTTTAGAGAAACCCACTCTTATTTGGAGACATGTTCACTTCCACATGAATTCGTAAGCACTTTTTCTATCCATCCAAGTGTAGGGCGACAACAAGAAGTCCACGCAGAGTAATAGGCGTGAAGAAGCGATGGGGGACTTTAATGTCTACTTGAACCCCTTTTGggtgaaatataatttgatagagttttgattcaaaaaagtgctaaaatttcaaatgtcaTATAATAAAGTGTTTGTATAAGCATAATGGAACAACCATTTTCGAGGGTGGAACACCTATTCCAACAACTGTTACAGTTGGACATCAACTAGATAGGAACAATCTTTACATACGTGTAATGTCCATTTCAATGACAATTGTTCATATTGAATGAGCATTTATACTAGGACAAAGATGACTCACAAATAAGATATGGCTGATGAAGAACGACTATTCCATATATGGAACACCTGTTCACTGACTTGTCATTCTTATCCACTTCAACTTGGTCAAATACCAATCCAACCCAGcccatcccatcccatcccatccATTTATGGGTTATTTCAACTTGATACTTAATGGGCGAAGTTTTGTGAGTTCAGCAAACTTTGGGTATGAAATAATCTTTTCGCCTATTTGCTTTTTAAAACATTCAACAGTGTTATTACGCTGTTATTATCCAGACTTAAAAATTCATATGTATTCTAGAATGGGTGGAGTTCCAAACTGACCAAAGCCCGTTATGTTTATCATTACTCTGTGGTTTAGACTTAGAGGCTACACTCAACAACGGTACCAGGCATGCTGGATGCTTGGGAATGTCGCCCATTTTGGAGTTCATTCTTGTAATTGGGTTTTGGTGATTATGAAATGGATGTACAATctgtttaattgaaaattttataatactaaCTGAAATGAAGTCCTAGTGTTGATTATGGTATCTTGTACCTGACTAAAGGTGGCACTTTCTCAAAGCCAGCtcctaataaactttaaaatttctctACATTTCATAAAGAAAGGTAATTACATGCCAAAACATCTCTCTTCATTGTCCCACACCTACTTTACCCAACTAAACA contains:
- the LOC123213258 gene encoding thymocyte nuclear protein 1 — translated: MGKERQYWLLKTEPSEWSWDDQAANGGLSQWDGVKNSQAQKHMKSMKLNDLCFFYHSGARARCVVGVVTVIQEWYKIDGQGEGVVDVKEVGTMRRMVDLKEMKKDDGLKDWGLFRQPRLSVVPVSESVWERVCNLGGGFHGDGREEEEEEEE